One region of Glycine max cultivar Williams 82 chromosome 9, Glycine_max_v4.0, whole genome shotgun sequence genomic DNA includes:
- the LOC100779843 gene encoding serine hydroxymethyltransferase, mitochondrial yields MAMAMAMALGRLSSSFNKPLRPLFNAGSVYYKSSLPAEAAYDNEKSCDTELNAPLEVVDPEIADIIELEKARQWKGLELIPSENFTSVSVMQAIGSIITNTRNEGYPGARYYGGNEYIDMAETLCQKRALEAFRLDPAKWGVNVQPLSGSSANFQVYTALLKPHDRIMGLDLPHGGHLSHGYQTDTNKVSAVSLFFETMPYRLNENTGHIDYDQLESTAKLFRPKLIVAGATAYARLYDYARIRKVCDKQKAVLLADMAHISGLVAAGVIPSPFDYADVVTTTTHKSLRGPRGAMIFFRKGVKEINEKGEEVMYDYEDKINRAVFPGLQSGPHFHSITGLAVALKQATTPNYRAYQEQVLRNCSKFAQALSEKGYELVSGGTENHLLLVNLKSKGIDGSRVQKVLESVHIAANKNTVPGDVSAMVPGGIRMGTPALTSRGFAEEDFVMVAEFFDAAVNLAVKIKSETKGSKLKDFLATIQSSSYFQSEIAKLRHDVEEYAKQFPTIGFDKETMKYNK; encoded by the exons ATGGCAATGGCAATGGCAATGGCACTTGGCAGGCTTTCATCTTCCTTCAACAAGCCTTTACGTCCTCTCTTCAATGCTGGCTCAGTTTACTACAAG TCCTCTTTGCCTGCTGAAGCTGCGTACGACaatgagaaaagctgtgatacG GAATTGAATGCTCCACTTGAGGTTGTTGATCCTGAGATTGCTGATATAATTGAGCTTGAAAAAGCTAGACAATGGAAG GGACTGGAACTGATACCCTCCGAGAATTTCACTTCTGTCTCTGTAATGCAAGCTATTGGCTCTATCATTACTAACACTCGGAATGAAGGATATCCCGGTGCAAGATATTATGGGGGAAATGA gTATATTGACATGGCAGAAACACTATGTCAAAAACGTGCCTTGGAAGCATTTCGGTTGGATCCGGCTAAATGGGGAG TGAACGTGCAGCCTCTGTCTGGTTCTTCTGCCAATTTTCAAGTTTACACTGCATTGCTAAAACCTCATGATAGAATCATGGGACTTGATCTACCACATGGAGGGCATCTTTCTCATGGATACCAG ACTGACACCAATAAGGTATCTGCAGTCTCCTTATTTTTTGAGACAATGCCATATAGACTGAACGAAAACACGGGACACATTGACTATGATCAG TTGGAGAGTACGGCGAAACTCTTCAGGCCAAAATTAATAGTTGCTGGAGCTACTGCTTATGCACGTCTGTATGATTATGCACGCATTCGCAAG GTGTGTGATAAACAGAAAGCTGTGCTGTTGGCAGATATGGCACACATCAGTGGATTAGTTGCAGCTGGTGTTATCCCTTCACCTTTTGATTATGCAGATGTAGTGACTACCACAACTCACAAATCACTCCGTGGCCCTCGCGGAGCTATGATCTTCTTCAGGAAGGGGGTAAAAGAAATTAAcgaaaaaggagaagag GTGATGTATGACTATGAAGACAAAATCAATAGAGCTGTGTTTCCTGGACTGCAAAGTGGTCCTCACTTCCACTCTATTACTGGTTTAGCTGTTGCATTGAAGCAG GCTACAACTCCAAACTATAGAGCATACCAAGAGCAGGTTCTCCGTAATTGCTCAAAATTTGCACAG GCACTGAGTGAGAAGGGCTATGAGCTTGTTTCTGGTGGAACTGAGAATCATCTACTTTTGGTGAATCTGAAGAGCAAG GGTATTGATGGCTCCAGAGTTCAGAAGGTGTTGGAATCAGTTCACATTGCAGCTAACAAAAACACAGTTCCAGGAGATGTGTCCGCTATGGTTCCTGGTGGTATCAGAATGG GAACTCCTGCTCTTACTTCTAGGGGATTTGCTGAGGAGGATTTTGTTATGGTGGCAGAGTTTTTTGATGCAGCTGTAAATTTAGCTGTGAAGATCAAGTCAGAGACAAAAG gATCAAAATTGAAGGACTTCTTGGCCACAATTCAGTCATCTTCTTACTTTCAGTCAGAGATTGCAAAGCTTCGCCATGATGTTGAGGAGTACGCAAAACAATTTCCAACCATTGGTTTTGATAAAGAAACCATGAAGTACAACAAATGA